The sequence ATATAAGAATCCCCTTTCAGGTACCATGTCAGTGCACTGAACGGATCAAGCATTATTGCTTCTGTAAAATTTTCAATTGCATTTTTTGGGTTGTCAAGTTTTTTGTATATCAGCCCGATGTTAAGCCATGTTTCAGGATTGTTTTTATCTATTTTCAATGAATTCTGAAATGCCGGTAAAGCGTTTTGTAAATCATTTAATTTATATCTGCACATTCCTGTATAAAACCATGCCTCACTGTTTTCACTATTAATCTCCGTTACCTTCTGCAATGAAATTAAAGATTCTTTGTATAATTCTTTGTCATAATACATTTTCGCTTTTTTCATGTAAAGCTTATCGTCATATGGTCTATACTTTAAAATGCGATCATAAAATATGAATTCATCGGGATAATATGAGATAAGAAGCTCAAGCACAGATATAAAATGATCAATTTCTCCCATTTTTTCATAAATAAATGCTTTCGTTTCAAGCACTGCCCGGTTCTTTGGCTCAATAGTCTCAGTCTTAGAGATAACGGTAAGAGCATCTACAAACTTGTTTGATTCAGCGAAAATCAAGGCCATGCCAATTCTTGCATTTATATTATTTTCATCAAATTCCACCGAAAATTGGTAAGTTTCAAGAGCTTTATTTTTATCCAGAGGATTCAAAAATCCGGCAATCTTCGATAAAGTTATTGAAAAATCCTTTTTATTGTCCACAATTTCTTCCTTTTGCGCTTTGATGTCTGATAAAATGTCATTAATAGTGATAATGGCATTTACATTATCCCCTCTGATTCTGAACTTTTCAGCCTTTTCTAG comes from Thermoplasmata archaeon and encodes:
- a CDS encoding tetratricopeptide repeat protein, producing MVLDSIFNKELRLLNKTERALEKAEKFRIRGDNVNAIITINDILSDIKAQKEEIVDNKKDFSITLSKIAGFLNPLDKNKALETYQFSVEFDENNINARIGMALIFAESNKFVDALTVISKTETIEPKNRAVLETKAFIYEKMGEIDHFISVLELLISYYPDEFIFYDRILKYRPYDDKLYMKKAKMYYDKELYKESLISLQKVTEINSENSEAWFYTGMCRYKLNDLQNALPAFQNSLKIDKNNPETWLNIGLIYKKLDNPKNAIENFTEAIMLDPFSALTWYLKGDSYINLKQYDEA